A genomic segment from Sinomonas atrocyanea encodes:
- a CDS encoding ATP-binding protein produces MEPQLNPYNPGSGVPPRFLAGREAEIRAFDLLVARTELSMPARPMVLSGLRGVGKTVLLNRLKGIADHHGWLTLKLEGRPGEEGARDIRKALARELQVASRRYVSQIGVGPVKALLRTVTSFSATIGIEGISLGVDVDPARARTGHMDIDLQDVVEDVGAALRGLRKGFAVFIDEMQDVDDELLAALVTVQHHAVQNELPFFVTGAGLPNLPARLADARSYAERLFDYRQIGKLDPDQAAESLTVPASQMGQSYSDDALAAVLEASGRYPYFIQEFGSAMWEVATTSPFTGDEAHEAVRIGQQRLDAGFFPSRWDRATPRERDYMNAMAADGDGPSTTGAIAARLGKKVTSLGPTRAQLISKGLIYPPEYGQVAFTVPGMAGFIERQHQELDELG; encoded by the coding sequence GTGGAACCGCAGCTGAACCCCTACAACCCCGGATCCGGCGTGCCTCCGCGCTTCCTCGCAGGCCGCGAGGCCGAGATCCGCGCCTTCGACCTCCTCGTCGCCCGGACAGAGCTGTCCATGCCGGCTCGGCCCATGGTGCTCAGCGGACTCCGCGGCGTGGGGAAGACCGTGCTGCTGAACCGGCTCAAGGGCATCGCCGACCACCACGGCTGGCTCACCCTCAAACTCGAGGGCCGGCCCGGGGAGGAGGGGGCGCGGGACATCCGCAAGGCGCTCGCCCGCGAGCTCCAGGTCGCCTCCCGGCGCTACGTGTCCCAGATCGGGGTGGGGCCGGTCAAGGCGCTCCTTCGGACCGTGACCTCCTTCAGCGCCACGATCGGGATCGAGGGGATCTCCCTCGGCGTGGACGTCGACCCGGCCCGGGCCAGGACCGGGCACATGGACATCGACCTGCAGGACGTCGTCGAAGACGTCGGGGCAGCTCTGCGCGGGCTGCGGAAGGGCTTCGCGGTGTTCATCGACGAGATGCAGGACGTCGACGACGAGCTCCTGGCTGCCCTCGTCACCGTCCAGCACCACGCCGTCCAGAACGAGCTCCCGTTCTTCGTCACCGGCGCCGGGCTGCCCAACCTCCCCGCGCGGCTCGCCGACGCCCGCAGCTACGCCGAACGGCTCTTCGACTACCGCCAGATCGGCAAGCTCGACCCTGACCAGGCCGCCGAATCCCTCACCGTCCCCGCCTCCCAGATGGGCCAGTCCTACAGCGACGACGCCCTCGCAGCCGTGCTGGAGGCCTCGGGCCGGTACCCGTACTTCATCCAGGAATTCGGATCCGCCATGTGGGAAGTCGCCACCACCAGCCCGTTCACCGGCGACGAAGCCCACGAGGCAGTCCGCATCGGCCAGCAGCGCCTCGACGCCGGCTTCTTCCCCTCCCGCTGGGACCGGGCCACCCCGCGCGAACGCGACTACATGAACGCCATGGCCGCCGACGGCGACGGCCCCTCCACCACCGGCGCCATCGCCGCACGCCTCGGCAAGAAGGTCACCAGCCTCGGACCCACCCGCGCCCAGCTCATCTCCAAAGGCCTCATCTACCCGCCCGAATACGGGCAGGTCGCCTTCACCGTCCCCGGCATGGCCGGCTTCATCGAACGCCAACACCAGGAACTCGACGAGCTCGGGTGA
- a CDS encoding LamG-like jellyroll fold domain-containing protein — protein sequence MLGQLGVTGAGAASASSSAAVSSTTASSDAAPEAVALSRAKKSGAAVRVDALTTETRIVDASPDGTLTATVSSVPVRMRSGAGWSDIDLNLADDGTEVRPRMAPLDVRFGRGGDARMSTVGDRKGHSVEQSWPYGKLPAPILSGDQATYPDVLPGVDLVQIAGRDRMGQVFKVKTAAALADPRLKDLRVQLRATGAALEPHGAGGVAARGTDTGTVELSASKGAWWDSAYPDTDAADPGGPGVSHPFDLGLAAHGQGAFSTGIASAVGDPKGLSFPLYIDPDFTNSRRDYLYVDSAFPTTSYWNGQYTDGKVNLGFLPAAWDTTYGVNHSAQGFYQFDSSASLGAVILAARFNVTDVWSSSCTPTMVRAFVTYGVTPSTTWNNRPGKIQQLDAKSFANGNSASCPAATVGFDMMAAKDKLPTTGQWTVGLYADNDNWDQLTWKRFDNGATITVQYGHPPTTPKVTAVSACNTYCTSDTAAGKSGYTRTAGPVFTVSGSDVDVNDGWITAWMSVTKEGESSARWWMAAGQPIWLSPSAGSGSWGYGSTGQGTNQPLPDGHYKFSVTLVDQQGLVSGSTDYWFWVDTAPPPVPQITAPTELSTGTDGSGVVGSTSYKFTITEPAGYAVKGFVYAVTDSKSDPGAPDAAMSCNTAKNAFVMVCPNKNSTTMNVAAIDVSTTLRVWALDAAGNISSCTAAACPTGPNRSAAGSVAFSVGKTATAPTKAMNVTDSTTGAARTGMTVGFDGLSGPCATEPASTDAPEGFSFSGGYSSGTGGAAVNPSQSFTASVWACPSGTGPSTVLAQTDSSGNSQLRLGLAADGHWALTTRAGSGTETTVEGTGTATAGQWAFVNAQYDLINAQMRITVASGNSRDTWVVAAANPPSAPGPGTQVYLGKAAPGSAQSYTGLITRPVLTQAVLTAQQVQDLWTSAVGSTSQVLY from the coding sequence ATGCTGGGCCAGCTCGGCGTCACGGGAGCAGGCGCGGCGTCGGCCTCTTCTTCCGCCGCGGTCTCGTCCACAACGGCGTCGTCTGATGCAGCCCCGGAGGCGGTCGCGCTGTCCCGGGCGAAGAAGAGCGGGGCCGCTGTCCGGGTCGACGCCCTCACCACTGAGACCAGGATCGTGGACGCGAGTCCGGACGGCACCCTGACCGCCACCGTGTCCTCGGTCCCGGTCCGGATGCGCTCGGGCGCAGGGTGGTCGGACATCGACCTGAATCTCGCCGACGACGGCACGGAGGTCCGGCCGAGAATGGCCCCCCTCGATGTGCGGTTCGGCCGAGGCGGCGACGCACGGATGAGCACGGTCGGGGACCGGAAGGGCCACAGCGTCGAGCAGTCGTGGCCCTACGGGAAGTTGCCGGCCCCGATCCTGTCGGGGGACCAGGCCACGTATCCCGACGTCCTCCCGGGAGTGGACCTCGTCCAGATCGCGGGACGCGACCGGATGGGCCAGGTATTCAAGGTCAAGACCGCAGCGGCCCTCGCCGATCCCCGTCTGAAGGACCTGCGCGTCCAGCTGCGGGCGACCGGAGCGGCCCTCGAGCCCCACGGCGCCGGCGGTGTCGCCGCCCGAGGGACCGACACCGGAACCGTAGAACTGTCGGCGTCGAAGGGCGCCTGGTGGGATTCCGCCTACCCGGACACGGATGCCGCAGATCCTGGCGGCCCGGGCGTGTCCCACCCGTTCGACCTCGGACTGGCCGCCCACGGGCAAGGCGCCTTCTCCACCGGGATCGCGTCGGCGGTAGGCGATCCGAAGGGACTGTCGTTCCCGCTCTACATCGACCCCGACTTCACCAACTCCCGCAGGGACTACCTCTACGTCGACTCCGCGTTCCCGACCACCTCCTACTGGAACGGGCAGTACACCGACGGGAAGGTCAACCTCGGGTTCCTGCCGGCCGCATGGGACACCACGTACGGCGTCAACCACAGCGCCCAGGGCTTCTACCAGTTCGACTCCTCAGCGAGCCTCGGGGCAGTGATCCTCGCGGCCCGGTTCAACGTCACGGACGTCTGGTCGTCCTCCTGCACCCCGACGATGGTGCGTGCATTCGTCACCTACGGCGTCACTCCCTCCACCACGTGGAACAACCGGCCTGGGAAGATCCAGCAGCTGGATGCGAAGTCGTTCGCCAACGGCAACTCTGCCAGCTGCCCCGCAGCCACAGTCGGGTTCGACATGATGGCTGCCAAGGACAAGCTGCCGACCACGGGCCAGTGGACAGTCGGCCTCTACGCGGACAACGACAACTGGGACCAGCTGACCTGGAAGCGGTTCGACAACGGCGCCACCATCACCGTCCAGTACGGTCACCCGCCGACCACGCCCAAGGTCACCGCAGTCAGCGCATGCAACACGTACTGCACCAGCGACACCGCAGCCGGGAAGAGCGGCTACACCCGCACCGCCGGGCCCGTGTTCACCGTCAGCGGCTCCGATGTGGACGTCAACGATGGCTGGATCACCGCTTGGATGTCCGTGACCAAGGAAGGCGAATCGAGCGCGCGCTGGTGGATGGCCGCGGGCCAGCCGATATGGCTCTCCCCCAGCGCAGGGTCGGGATCCTGGGGATACGGGTCTACAGGGCAGGGAACGAACCAGCCGCTGCCGGACGGCCACTACAAATTCTCGGTCACACTCGTCGACCAGCAGGGCCTCGTCTCGGGCAGCACCGACTACTGGTTCTGGGTCGACACCGCTCCCCCTCCCGTACCGCAGATCACTGCCCCGACGGAGCTGTCCACAGGAACCGACGGCAGCGGCGTCGTCGGATCGACCTCGTACAAGTTCACCATCACTGAACCCGCCGGGTACGCGGTGAAGGGATTCGTCTACGCAGTCACGGACTCGAAGTCCGACCCGGGCGCACCCGACGCAGCCATGTCCTGCAATACGGCCAAGAACGCATTCGTGATGGTGTGCCCGAACAAGAACAGCACCACAATGAACGTCGCGGCCATCGACGTATCCACCACGCTGAGGGTCTGGGCGCTCGACGCCGCCGGGAACATCAGCAGCTGCACCGCCGCCGCCTGCCCGACGGGCCCGAACAGGTCCGCGGCCGGATCGGTGGCCTTCTCAGTCGGCAAGACCGCCACGGCCCCGACGAAGGCCATGAACGTCACCGACTCCACGACGGGGGCGGCAAGGACCGGAATGACCGTCGGCTTCGACGGCCTCAGCGGACCCTGCGCGACGGAACCGGCCAGCACTGACGCACCCGAGGGCTTCAGCTTCAGCGGCGGATACAGCTCCGGCACCGGCGGAGCGGCCGTGAACCCGTCCCAGTCCTTCACCGCCTCGGTATGGGCCTGCCCTTCCGGGACCGGCCCCTCGACTGTCCTCGCACAGACCGACAGCTCAGGGAACAGCCAGCTGCGCCTCGGCCTCGCCGCCGACGGGCACTGGGCCCTGACCACCCGCGCCGGGAGCGGGACCGAGACGACGGTCGAAGGGACAGGAACCGCCACAGCAGGGCAGTGGGCATTCGTCAACGCCCAGTACGACCTCATCAATGCCCAGATGCGCATCACCGTCGCCTCCGGGAACAGCCGCGACACCTGGGTCGTGGCGGCCGCCAACCCGCCCTCGGCACCCGGCCCCGGCACCCAGGTCTACCTCGGCAAGGCAGCCCCCGGCTCCGCCCAGTCCTACACCGGCCTAATCACCCGTCCCGTGCTGACCCAAGCCGTCCTGACCGCACAGCAGGTCCAGGACCTCTGGACGAGCGCAGTCGGCAGCACCAGCCAGGTCCTCTACTAG
- a CDS encoding helix-turn-helix domain-containing protein has protein sequence MQLVAIIGADHRITALPLSLDPDYADATTTCISAEANPLGVPVTAWAGLATTLPAVVLDRFAGQLDHDTAAALAAGQTAAGADPSAPEQVRMYRALLEDAMEELSAARWYEDGSGELSRTMQRAGLEVREVADLLGTTPQKALAIWRGRMPLALEEAKRLAPVMGASAEELLTRNPVPPPDLVGCLDNPRRLHQILAYAAKRGIDAPTAYRDLAYQTWALAARQTGGKATNWDLRLDTIFAADSDEQ, from the coding sequence GTGCAGCTCGTCGCCATCATCGGGGCCGATCACCGGATCACTGCGCTGCCGCTGTCGTTGGACCCCGACTACGCCGATGCAACAACCACCTGCATCAGCGCCGAGGCCAACCCACTCGGCGTTCCTGTAACCGCGTGGGCTGGCCTGGCAACAACTCTGCCCGCCGTCGTCCTCGACCGCTTCGCCGGCCAGCTGGACCATGACACCGCGGCAGCCCTGGCCGCCGGGCAGACAGCAGCCGGCGCAGACCCCTCCGCCCCCGAGCAGGTGCGCATGTACCGGGCACTGCTCGAAGATGCCATGGAAGAACTCTCCGCTGCCCGATGGTACGAGGACGGGTCAGGCGAACTGAGCCGGACCATGCAACGGGCTGGCCTTGAAGTCCGGGAGGTCGCAGACCTGCTCGGAACGACACCACAGAAGGCATTGGCGATCTGGCGGGGCCGGATGCCCCTCGCCCTCGAGGAGGCCAAAAGGCTTGCGCCTGTGATGGGGGCGTCTGCAGAAGAGCTCTTGACCAGAAATCCTGTGCCCCCACCAGATCTCGTCGGCTGCTTGGACAACCCGCGACGACTTCACCAGATCCTTGCCTATGCGGCCAAGCGCGGCATCGACGCTCCCACCGCCTACCGGGATCTCGCGTACCAGACGTGGGCTCTGGCGGCCCGCCAGACCGGCGGTAAGGCCACCAACTGGGACCTTCGGCTCGACACCATCTTCGCGGCGGACTCCGATGAGCAGTGA
- a CDS encoding TnpV protein → MNRYGRQAETMWKQACPGRYAALEDPEAFFTGLGKLAMEMVLDLEVKIAGPDVPGEAYLEKVGRLNAARNQAEEVARAEILAPPETEEPDEEDEDPGDPGSNLLAWINRHEHQSSQEDELD, encoded by the coding sequence ATGAACAGGTACGGCAGGCAGGCCGAGACGATGTGGAAGCAGGCGTGCCCGGGGAGGTACGCGGCGCTGGAGGACCCGGAAGCATTCTTCACGGGCCTGGGGAAGCTGGCCATGGAGATGGTGCTGGACCTCGAGGTGAAGATCGCCGGACCGGACGTGCCGGGGGAGGCGTACCTGGAGAAGGTCGGGCGGCTGAACGCGGCCCGGAACCAGGCCGAGGAGGTCGCCCGGGCGGAGATCCTGGCCCCGCCCGAGACGGAGGAGCCGGACGAGGAGGACGAGGACCCGGGCGACCCGGGTTCGAACCTGCTGGCGTGGATCAACCGGCACGAGCACCAGAGCTCGCAGGAGGACGAGCTCGACTAG
- a CDS encoding ImmA/IrrE family metallo-endopeptidase, whose translation MVKQVAAMLEHLDASDPLLRPQLFDDAIGTLAARDDVGLRLVPDQEIEASGCSVAGGYLTDGTPPLLVISESASRGRRAFTALHEYGHHLQQSVYSLMEGLVQQPDGGVTLEDAACDSFASAILLPKELVALHIPDEGPSAASVLSLWRAAPQVSRAAVCVRAALTLQTPGHVTLLDESGTVVFSSSRELPPLRRGSDQSRVSIVKAALRAPGRTVEGEAEFLYRDGIRGQELYAQAADLGGMTVVVSVSERAAWRKLSLPRKDSSPKGVFRICEHAACGYEFRTFDPPCGQCGVPLCPECGQCNCSFRLRERACPSCYLMQPIHLFDSATGPCRDCA comes from the coding sequence GTGGTCAAGCAGGTGGCTGCCATGCTCGAACACCTCGATGCTTCCGACCCGCTGCTCCGCCCACAGCTATTCGATGACGCCATAGGCACCCTGGCAGCGCGAGACGACGTCGGTCTCCGTCTAGTCCCGGATCAGGAGATCGAAGCCTCCGGATGCAGTGTCGCGGGCGGATACCTTACCGACGGCACGCCGCCGCTTCTGGTCATATCCGAATCCGCAAGCCGCGGTCGACGAGCTTTCACGGCTCTTCACGAGTACGGCCACCACCTCCAGCAAAGCGTCTACAGCCTCATGGAAGGCCTGGTTCAGCAACCTGACGGGGGAGTCACACTGGAAGATGCAGCTTGCGACAGCTTCGCCTCCGCCATCTTGCTGCCCAAGGAACTGGTCGCACTGCACATCCCTGACGAGGGACCGTCAGCGGCCAGCGTGCTGTCCCTATGGAGGGCTGCTCCACAGGTCTCCAGGGCAGCCGTCTGCGTGCGCGCGGCCTTGACCCTCCAGACCCCGGGCCATGTGACCCTGCTCGACGAAAGCGGCACCGTGGTCTTCTCCTCCTCGCGGGAACTTCCCCCGCTTCGTCGAGGCAGCGACCAGTCCCGGGTCAGCATCGTGAAGGCCGCACTGCGCGCCCCAGGGCGCACCGTCGAGGGCGAGGCCGAGTTCCTGTACCGCGACGGAATCCGCGGGCAGGAACTCTATGCGCAGGCCGCTGACCTGGGCGGTATGACAGTCGTCGTTTCGGTGAGCGAGCGGGCAGCCTGGCGCAAGCTCTCCCTGCCCCGCAAGGACAGCAGCCCCAAGGGTGTGTTCAGGATCTGCGAGCACGCCGCCTGCGGATACGAGTTCCGCACCTTCGACCCGCCCTGTGGGCAGTGCGGCGTGCCGCTGTGCCCTGAGTGCGGCCAGTGCAACTGCAGCTTCCGGCTGCGTGAAAGGGCCTGTCCGTCCTGCTACCTGATGCAGCCGATCCACCTCTTCGACAGCGCGACTGGTCCCTGCCGGGACTGCGCCTGA
- a CDS encoding nucleotidyltransferase domain-containing protein, translated as MTVISPTITLEHLANEARSRIEVSAEELDEARERRSAVGAALRREFTGSRTYLNGSIAHGDALTPLTDVDLGVVIPDPDHEYGPGKRGPKALKERAAEAIRHGLKGRYGDLAVEVEGRKRSLLVRFRDPVAPGRPDFTADVIVALDNPGGAGLYIPRFDSWDRSHPEKHTELISIANKATQARFARTVRLLKHWNRSNGKLLCSWNIKALALDCIVAPTALIPGLRGWFDHAIAQLSRGETPDPAGVAAKPIKLNGTRTEAIRRLTRALENLDRAIEYEQAGYPVLAHDELAKFFNDPEVMPRPSATAVMGEEARRVLDEKSKDSKSFGAPALLTGTGSSAGRSRGNIRSWGA; from the coding sequence ATGACGGTCATCAGCCCCACCATCACTCTGGAACACCTCGCCAACGAGGCCCGGTCCAGGATCGAGGTTTCAGCCGAGGAACTTGACGAAGCACGGGAGCGCCGCTCTGCAGTCGGCGCTGCCCTTCGCCGTGAATTCACCGGCAGCCGTACCTACCTCAACGGCAGCATCGCCCACGGCGACGCGCTCACGCCGCTCACCGACGTCGACCTCGGGGTCGTCATTCCTGACCCCGACCACGAGTACGGTCCGGGCAAGCGCGGACCGAAAGCGCTCAAGGAGCGCGCGGCAGAGGCCATCCGCCACGGGCTCAAAGGGCGGTACGGTGACCTCGCAGTCGAGGTCGAGGGCCGCAAGCGCTCCCTTCTCGTGCGGTTCCGCGACCCGGTCGCCCCAGGGCGACCGGACTTCACCGCAGACGTGATCGTCGCCCTCGACAACCCCGGCGGCGCGGGCCTCTACATCCCTCGGTTCGACAGCTGGGACCGCTCCCACCCTGAGAAGCACACCGAACTCATCAGCATCGCGAATAAGGCCACACAGGCACGTTTCGCGCGCACAGTGCGACTGCTGAAGCACTGGAACCGCAGCAACGGCAAGCTGCTCTGTTCCTGGAATATCAAGGCACTTGCGCTCGACTGCATCGTGGCCCCCACTGCACTGATTCCCGGATTGCGCGGATGGTTTGACCACGCGATCGCCCAGCTCTCCCGTGGAGAGACACCCGACCCCGCGGGCGTCGCGGCGAAGCCCATCAAACTCAACGGCACGCGCACGGAAGCTATCCGGCGTCTCACCCGCGCACTGGAGAACCTCGACCGCGCTATCGAGTACGAGCAGGCCGGCTACCCGGTCCTCGCCCACGATGAGCTCGCCAAGTTCTTCAACGACCCCGAAGTGATGCCGCGTCCGAGTGCGACCGCCGTGATGGGCGAGGAAGCACGCCGGGTCCTCGACGAGAAGAGCAAGGACAGCAAGAGTTTCGGCGCTCCTGCCCTCCTGACGGGAACGGGTTCGTCAGCAGGCCGAAGCCGTGGAAACATCCGCTCATGGGGCGCATAG